A genomic window from Spiroplasma helicoides includes:
- a CDS encoding nucleotidyl transferase family protein has translation MNNFKMYYIDLNSSFETKRVTEFLKRFDLEYNLVDATLVIKDEKQKIIATCSKLNNVIKCIAVCKDYINQNFLNKLVTEISKLIYLEKQDEIFVFTKPENKFIFEGVGFDNIFVNDKIAFLTNKINNYKKYKTYIQNLLTGNDIAILLMNCNPLTKGHGFLIEYASKKYQQVYIIPVKEDVSLFTYEERKQMLSLFVKNFTNVALLKGSDYLISKATFPTYFLNEEDKIVIANSEVDANVFVNLFENTKSKITRVVGSEPNSRTTNLYNNVMNTVLEKNNIGFEQVERYTINNNVVSASTVRKNIYENKEWESLVPQTTIEIIKKVDIKKRMTEKNVYKNN, from the coding sequence ATGAATAATTTTAAAATGTACTACATTGATTTAAATAGTTCATTTGAAACCAAAAGAGTGACTGAATTTTTAAAAAGGTTTGATTTAGAATATAACTTAGTTGATGCAACATTAGTTATCAAAGATGAAAAACAAAAAATAATTGCTACATGTAGCAAGTTAAATAATGTTATTAAATGTATTGCTGTTTGTAAAGATTACATAAATCAAAACTTTTTAAATAAGTTAGTTACAGAAATTTCTAAATTAATTTATTTAGAAAAACAAGATGAAATATTTGTTTTTACAAAACCAGAAAACAAATTTATTTTTGAAGGTGTTGGTTTTGATAATATTTTTGTAAATGATAAAATTGCTTTTTTAACAAATAAAATAAATAATTACAAAAAATATAAAACATATATTCAAAATTTACTAACAGGTAACGACATAGCTATCCTACTTATGAATTGCAACCCTTTAACAAAAGGTCATGGCTTTTTAATAGAATATGCTTCAAAAAAGTATCAACAAGTATATATAATTCCTGTTAAAGAAGATGTTTCATTATTTACATACGAAGAGAGAAAACAAATGCTTAGCTTGTTTGTAAAAAATTTTACAAATGTAGCTTTACTAAAAGGATCTGATTACTTAATTTCAAAAGCGACTTTTCCAACATATTTTTTAAATGAAGAAGATAAAATAGTTATAGCTAATTCAGAAGTTGATGCTAATGTTTTTGTAAATTTATTTGAAAACACCAAATCAAAAATAACAAGAGTTGTTGGTTCAGAGCCAAACTCTAGAACAACAAACTTGTATAACAATGTTATGAATACAGTTTTAGAAAAAAATAATATAGGTTTTGAACAAGTTGAAAGATATACTATTAATAACAATGTTGTATCTGCATCAACAGTTAGAAAAAATATTTATGAAAATAAAGAATGAGAATCTCTTGTACCGCAAACAACTATTGAGATTATTAAAAAAGTAGATATCAAAAAACGTATGACAGAAAAAAATGTTTATAAAAATAACTAA
- a CDS encoding triphosphoribosyl-dephospho-CoA synthase, whose product MIKILNNAFKAIKEEIFLYPCLGLVSKKNSGCHKDMNYKTFLKSYKVLKAYLRNIYNNQNNITSFSDLNKIGIIYEQLMFKATNNINTHKGLIFAFGIFFYCYISRSSDEQEVLNKYISNFCKSLKQLDYNKINSIGAKLYIKHNVKSARHIAVEGYKVVFEILEFYKSNIANLKISQRYKNYFLLLKCVLAIEDTTLINKVGYDKYLNLKFEIQKNFDLIYTNNYDDMFYKTIYNFNNYAIKNNISPGGAADIFVILLFLIKEKY is encoded by the coding sequence GTGATCAAAATTTTAAACAATGCATTTAAAGCTATTAAAGAAGAAATTTTTTTATACCCTTGCCTAGGTCTTGTTTCTAAAAAGAACTCAGGTTGTCATAAGGATATGAATTATAAAACTTTTTTAAAAAGTTATAAAGTTTTAAAAGCGTATTTGCGTAATATTTATAATAATCAAAACAACATAACTAGTTTTAGTGATTTAAATAAAATTGGAATTATTTACGAACAGCTAATGTTTAAAGCAACAAACAATATCAATACACATAAAGGTTTAATATTTGCTTTTGGTATTTTCTTTTATTGCTACATTAGCAGATCTTCAGATGAACAAGAAGTTTTAAACAAATATATTTCAAATTTTTGTAAATCATTAAAACAATTGGACTACAATAAAATAAATTCGATAGGAGCTAAACTTTATATTAAACATAATGTTAAAAGTGCCAGACACATTGCGGTAGAAGGTTATAAAGTTGTTTTTGAAATTTTAGAATTTTATAAAAGTAATATTGCTAATTTAAAAATATCACAAAGGTATAAAAATTATTTTTTACTTCTTAAATGTGTTCTTGCAATTGAAGATACAACTCTAATAAATAAGGTTGGATATGATAAATATTTAAATTTAAAATTTGAAATCCAAAAAAATTTTGATCTAATTTACACAAATAATTATGATGATATGTTTTATAAAACTATTTATAATTTCAATAATTATGCAATTAAAAATAATATTTCTCCTGGTGGTGCAGCAGATATATTTGTAATACTTTTGTTTTTAATAAAAGAAAAGTATTAG
- a CDS encoding citrate lyase holo-[acyl-carrier protein] synthase yields the protein MPNILEEILDARENRTRVLKSKLENSEFVTTLSLNIPGANKTGQLKKNFIQKCFYEYLSMLKKLYENINYDFFEDAAGYIYFIEVSKGHPYQVKQIALDFEDILGKHSSLVDIDVYVSLTKKITRENLAKLPRVCLMCSEFAKNCAFKQTHPIEELEKVVDELLKTEISFSFSKEYIMHDIIKDVSEGILSPNDRLKEIDLSNKYNVSRTKIREVISTLAEYGLLVVRKDMGVIIKKLTYHELTEVIELRKCAKLIIFKDIFTKITNKDHRVVVEKVLEYLEGLDRANYDLLKKWNQEFYDLLFSVSDKYFTKNLFNKFEILFSNVRYLISKKAQDYFYVILDQHINICKALLTKDYEDLVKSIELYFTDIQRIMLQVMDDE from the coding sequence ATGCCAAATATTCTAGAAGAAATTTTAGATGCGCGTGAAAATAGAACGCGCGTTCTTAAATCAAAACTAGAAAATTCAGAGTTTGTCACTACCCTATCTTTAAATATTCCTGGAGCAAATAAAACTGGACAACTGAAAAAAAACTTTATACAAAAATGTTTTTATGAATATTTAAGCATGTTAAAAAAATTATATGAAAATATAAATTATGATTTTTTTGAAGATGCTGCTGGATATATATACTTTATTGAGGTTAGCAAAGGTCATCCATATCAAGTTAAACAAATTGCTTTAGACTTTGAAGATATTTTAGGTAAACACTCAAGTTTAGTAGATATAGATGTTTATGTTTCATTAACTAAAAAAATAACTAGAGAAAATTTAGCTAAACTACCTAGGGTGTGTTTGATGTGTAGTGAATTTGCAAAAAACTGCGCGTTTAAACAAACTCACCCTATTGAAGAGTTAGAAAAAGTTGTGGATGAACTATTAAAAACAGAGATTTCTTTTTCTTTTTCAAAAGAATATATTATGCATGACATTATAAAAGATGTTTCAGAAGGAATATTAAGTCCTAATGATAGATTAAAAGAAATAGATTTATCAAATAAATATAATGTTTCAAGAACAAAGATTCGTGAAGTTATTTCTACACTAGCAGAATATGGTTTGCTAGTTGTTAGAAAAGATATGGGTGTAATTATCAAAAAGTTAACTTACCATGAACTCACTGAAGTTATAGAGTTAAGAAAGTGTGCAAAGTTAATTATTTTTAAAGATATATTTACAAAAATTACAAACAAAGATCATAGAGTAGTTGTTGAAAAAGTTTTAGAATATTTAGAAGGCTTAGACAGAGCAAATTACGATTTACTAAAAAAATGAAACCAAGAGTTTTATGACTTACTATTTTCTGTCTCAGACAAATACTTTACTAAAAACTTATTTAATAAATTTGAAATCTTATTTTCTAATGTTAGATATTTAATCAGTAAAAAAGCGCAAGACTATTTTTATGTTATACTAGATCAACATATAAATATTTGTAAGGCGCTTCTTACAAAAGATTATGAAGACTTGGTTAAATCAATTGAATTATACTTTACAGACATCCAAAGAATTATGTTACAGGTAATGGACGATGAATAA
- a CDS encoding bifunctional 4-hydroxy-2-oxoglutarate aldolase/2-dehydro-3-deoxy-phosphogluconate aldolase → MSNITKHIDEFRKYRLSTIVRTNSYDNAYRIVKASHEAGIKFIEITLTIPDAYKLIKTCSQDFPDLSIGAGTILTLEEAKKAIEHDASYLVSPVGDIEILKWCNEKDILFVAGAVTPTEMYNLHSNGAKLIKFFPANSMPMNYISIIHNPHPNFEFLATGGIDLSNIADFIKAGCVGCGVTADLGGASESIAYEDIVKIAKQYVEKVNSVK, encoded by the coding sequence ATGTCAAATATTACAAAACATATAGATGAATTTAGAAAGTATAGATTATCAACAATTGTTAGAACAAATTCATATGATAATGCTTATAGAATTGTTAAAGCTTCACATGAAGCTGGTATTAAGTTTATCGAAATCACATTAACTATACCAGATGCTTATAAATTAATAAAAACTTGTAGTCAAGACTTCCCAGATTTAAGTATTGGAGCTGGAACAATACTTACACTAGAAGAGGCAAAAAAAGCAATAGAACACGACGCAAGTTACTTAGTTTCACCAGTTGGAGATATAGAAATTTTAAAATGATGTAACGAAAAAGATATATTGTTTGTGGCTGGAGCAGTTACACCAACTGAAATGTATAATTTACATTCTAATGGTGCAAAATTAATTAAGTTCTTCCCTGCAAATTCTATGCCAATGAATTATATTTCAATTATTCATAATCCACACCCTAACTTTGAATTTTTAGCAACAGGAGGAATTGATTTAAGTAATATAGCCGACTTTATTAAAGCTGGTTGTGTTGGTTGCGGAGTTACTGCTGATCTTGGAGGTGCGTCTGAAAGTATTGCTTATGAAGATATCGTGAAAATAGCAAAACAATATGTAGAGAAAGTAAATTCAGTAAAATAA
- the citF gene encoding citrate lyase subunit alpha: MSEKIKQADLEKIKDISYKLVAYNSKELKPSIFSTNKTELPNYGVVRNKIVSLEEAVKKSGLKSGMTISFHHHFRSGDKTIQLVMEVIDKLKIKDITIASSSFTDAHNFLIDYIKKGVVTGLQTSGCRDELGKFVSSGEFKNTMIIRSHGGRARAIESGDLKIDLAFIAASSSDEMGNCNGVIGQSACGSLGYGMVDAQYAAKTIIITDHLVDYPNKVISISQSLVDYVVVVDQIGDPNKIVSKEIRLTSAPKEEIIADFISKVIVNTELFKEGFSIQMGTGGASLSAIKTLTEHMVEKNIKSSFCLGGITGHQVNWLETGLTTALFDTQCFDISAVNSIAKNKNHIEISASMYANAQNKSPFVNKLDYVILSALEVDLNFNVNVITGSDGVIRGAQGGHPDTAQGAKITIVALPLIRGRMSCVVENVNSIVTPGNTVDVIVTDYGIAVNPNRQDIIESLQKANVKINTLQEMMEFAYSIVGKPKPIEYDYSKPVAVVEYRDGSIIDIIYKVKEID; the protein is encoded by the coding sequence ATGAGTGAAAAAATAAAACAAGCAGATCTTGAAAAAATAAAAGATATTAGTTATAAACTTGTTGCTTACAATTCAAAAGAGTTAAAACCTTCAATTTTTTCAACTAATAAAACTGAATTGCCAAATTATGGAGTAGTTAGAAATAAAATTGTTTCATTAGAAGAAGCAGTAAAAAAATCAGGATTGAAAAGTGGAATGACAATATCATTCCACCACCACTTTAGAAGTGGAGATAAAACAATTCAACTTGTTATGGAAGTAATTGATAAATTAAAAATAAAAGACATTACAATCGCAAGTAGTAGTTTCACAGATGCACATAACTTTTTAATTGATTACATTAAAAAAGGTGTAGTTACCGGATTACAAACTTCTGGTTGTCGTGACGAACTTGGAAAATTTGTTTCATCAGGTGAGTTCAAAAATACCATGATTATAAGAAGTCATGGTGGAAGAGCAAGAGCAATTGAATCAGGAGATTTAAAAATTGATTTAGCTTTCATTGCTGCAAGTTCATCAGATGAGATGGGAAATTGTAACGGTGTTATTGGTCAATCAGCTTGTGGAAGTCTGGGTTATGGAATGGTTGATGCACAGTATGCTGCAAAAACAATCATTATAACCGATCACTTAGTTGATTATCCAAATAAAGTTATTTCAATATCACAAAGTTTAGTTGACTATGTTGTTGTAGTTGATCAAATTGGAGATCCAAATAAAATTGTTTCAAAAGAAATAAGACTTACTTCAGCACCAAAAGAAGAAATTATTGCTGACTTTATTTCAAAAGTTATAGTTAATACGGAACTTTTTAAAGAGGGTTTTTCAATTCAAATGGGAACCGGTGGAGCTTCTTTATCTGCAATCAAAACTTTAACAGAACATATGGTTGAAAAAAATATTAAATCATCATTCTGTCTCGGAGGAATAACAGGTCACCAGGTTAACTGATTGGAAACTGGATTAACAACAGCTTTATTTGATACACAATGTTTTGATATATCAGCTGTTAATTCGATTGCTAAAAATAAAAACCATATAGAAATATCTGCATCAATGTATGCAAATGCACAAAATAAATCGCCTTTTGTTAACAAATTAGATTATGTTATTTTAAGTGCATTAGAAGTTGATTTAAACTTTAATGTAAATGTTATTACTGGAAGTGATGGAGTTATTAGAGGTGCACAAGGTGGTCACCCAGATACTGCTCAAGGTGCAAAAATTACAATTGTGGCATTACCTTTAATCAGAGGTAGAATGAGTTGTGTTGTAGAAAATGTTAATTCAATTGTCACACCCGGTAACACAGTTGATGTAATTGTAACCGATTATGGTATTGCTGTTAATCCAAATAGACAAGACATTATTGAAAGTTTACAAAAAGCTAATGTAAAAATAAATACATTACAAGAAATGATGGAGTTTGCATACTCAATTGTAGGTAAACCAAAACCAATAGAATATGATTATTCAAAACCAGTTGCTGTTGTAGAATATAGAGATGGATCAATTATTGATATCATTTACAAAGTAAAGGAAATTGATTAG